The Coregonus clupeaformis isolate EN_2021a chromosome 20, ASM2061545v1, whole genome shotgun sequence genome contains a region encoding:
- the LOC123481502 gene encoding beta-1,3-galactosyl-O-glycosyl-glycoprotein beta-1,6-N-acetylglucosaminyltransferase 3-like, translating to MCASISLLLWNTLRRPTCSERRPLPAPDLLPQDYADDLPACSAIIRGDLKGIDKEQLRRLLKTKIKPKLLSEAFYHHVTRNCKTYVTDRGFVMMPLSVEERDFPIAYSMVVHEKIEMFERLLRAVYTPQNVYCVHVDQKSSEEFRTAVKAIVSCFTNVFVASKTESVVYASWSRVQADLNCMRDLLKSPVQWRYLLNTCGTDFPIKTNAEMVQSLKLLNGRNSMESETTVDYKKHRWQYQHNITNNIVVRTGVTKSPPPISTPMFSGNAYFVVSRDFVHHVFDSQEVLALMEWERDTYSPDEHLWATLQRMPSVPGSNPPHIKYHETDMNAIARMVKWSYLEGDVRKGAPYPPCSGASRRAVCVYGAGDLRWLLQHHHLIANKFDPEVDDVAIRCLESYLRFKATYGSSGSICKKL from the coding sequence ATGTGCGCTTcgatctctcttctcctctggaACACTCTGAGACGCCCAACCTGCTCTGAGAGGAGACCGCTCCCAGCACCTGACCTCCTGCCACAAGACTACGCAGACGACCTGCCAGCCTGCTCAGCTATCATCAGAGGAGACCTGAAGGGCATTGACAAGGAGCAGCTCAGAAGACTTCTGAAAACAAAGATCAAGCCCAAGCTTCTGTCTGAGGCGTTCTACCACCACGTGACCCGAAACTGTAAAACTTACGTTACAGACAGAGGGTTCGTCATGATGCCCCTGagtgtggaggagagagactTCCCCATCGCCTACTCCATGGTGGTCCATGAGAAGATTGAGATGTTTGAGCGACTCCTGCGTGCCGTGTACACACCTCAGAATGTATACTGCGTGCATGTGGACCAGAAATCCTCGGAGGAATTCAGGACTGCAGTAAAGGCTATTGTGTCTTGTTTTACCAATGTGTTTGTGGCAAGTAAGACAGAGAGTGTAGTTTACGCATCGTGGTCTCGAGTGCAGGCAGATCTAAACTGTATGAGGGACCTGTTGAAGTCACCTGTCCAGTGGAGGTACCTGCTCAATACCTGTGGAACAGATTTCCCCATTAAAACTAACGCAGAGATGGTTCAGTCACTCAAATTGCTCAACGGGAGGAACAGCATGGAGTCTGAGACCACCGTCGACTATAAGAAACACCGGTGGCAGTATCAGCACAACATCACCAACAACATAGTGGTCAGGACGGGCGTTACGAAGAGCCCTCCTCCAATCAGCACCCCCATGTTCTCCGGAAATGCCTATTTCGTGGTCTCCAGGGACTTTGTCCATCACGTGTTTGACAGCCAGGAGGTTCTGGCCCTGATGGAGTGGGAGAGGGACACCTACAGTCCTGATGAGCACCTGTGGGCCACTCTGCAGCGCATGCCCTCAGTGCCAGGGTCTAACCCTCCCCACATTAAGTACCATGAAACAGACATGAACGCCATCGCTCGCATGGTGAAGTGGAGTTACCTGGAAGGAGATGTGAGGAAAGGAGCCCCATATCCACCCTGCTCCGGTGCCTCCAGGAGAGCTGTGTGTGTCTACGGGGCTGGAGATCTCCGGTGGCTCCTACAACACCACCACCTCATCGCTAACAAGTTTGACCCAGAGGTGGATGATGTAGCCATTCGATGTCTGGAATCTTACCTTCGTTTCAAAGCAACATATGGTTCATCTGGGAGTATCTGTAAAAAGCTATGA